The Daucus carota subsp. sativus chromosome 9, DH1 v3.0, whole genome shotgun sequence genome window below encodes:
- the LOC108202627 gene encoding uncharacterized protein LOC108202627 isoform X2: MSTTPTGSSSAAGSWFSGIVRGRFDKSSTSPKMANNSAEFTGTNVGPVNKKKQFQGVMFKYGPKSIQVAFKTGDYKQQAIFIGGLKDGFLATDYLEPLAIALDKEKWSLVEFLLSSSYTGYGLSSLKEDIVHYMRTNFASKVKSKRKSS, translated from the exons ATGAGTACAACACCAACTGGGTCTAGTTCAGCAGCTGGTTCTTGGTTTTCAGGCATTGTACGAGGTCGTTTCGATAAGTCTTCTACTAGTCCTAAAATGGCCAACAATTCAGCAGAATTCACCGGAACTAATGTGGGCCCAGTTAATAAGAAGAAGCAGTTTCAAGGGGTTATGTTTAAGTATGGTCCTAAGTCTATCCAG GTTGCCTTTAAAACTGGTGACTATAAACAGCAAGCTATATTTATTGGCGGGCTGAAAGATGGATTTTTGGCTACTGA TTACTTGGAACCTCTTGCTATTGCTCTTGACAAAGAGAAATGGTCACTAGTCGAGTTTCTGCTCTCCTCTTCTTACACTGGATATGGCCTCTCAAGTTTAAAAGAA GATATTGTGCATTACATGCGGACGAATTTTGCATCAAAGGTTAAATCAAAGAGGAAGAGTTCGTGa
- the LOC108202627 gene encoding fusarinine C esterase sidJ-like isoform X1, which produces MSTTPTGSSSAAGSWFSGIVRGRFDKSSTSPKMANNSAEFTGTNVGPVNKKKQFQGVMFKYGPKSIQVAFKTGDYKQQAIFIGGLKDGFLATDYLEPLAIALDKEKWSLVEFLLSSSYTGYGLSSLKEDAMELDQLISYFINKEDSEGVVLIGHSTGCQDIVHYMRTNFASKVKSKRKSS; this is translated from the exons ATGAGTACAACACCAACTGGGTCTAGTTCAGCAGCTGGTTCTTGGTTTTCAGGCATTGTACGAGGTCGTTTCGATAAGTCTTCTACTAGTCCTAAAATGGCCAACAATTCAGCAGAATTCACCGGAACTAATGTGGGCCCAGTTAATAAGAAGAAGCAGTTTCAAGGGGTTATGTTTAAGTATGGTCCTAAGTCTATCCAG GTTGCCTTTAAAACTGGTGACTATAAACAGCAAGCTATATTTATTGGCGGGCTGAAAGATGGATTTTTGGCTACTGA TTACTTGGAACCTCTTGCTATTGCTCTTGACAAAGAGAAATGGTCACTAGTCGAGTTTCTGCTCTCCTCTTCTTACACTGGATATGGCCTCTCAAGTTTAAAAGAA GATGCTATGGAGCTTGATCAATTGATTAGTTACTTCATAAATAAAGAAGATTCTGAGGGTGTGGTCCTGATTGGACATAGTACTGGCTGTCAG GATATTGTGCATTACATGCGGACGAATTTTGCATCAAAGGTTAAATCAAAGAGGAAGAGTTCGTGa
- the LOC135149306 gene encoding uncharacterized protein LOC135149306 isoform X2, translated as MANNSAEFTGTNVGPVNKKKQFQGVMFKYGPKFIQVAFKTGDYKQQAIFIGGLTDGFLATDYLEPLAIALDKEKWSLVQFLLSSSYSGYGLSSLKENLVLVY; from the exons ATGGCCAACAATTCAGCAGAATTCACTGGAACTAATGTGGGCCCAGTTAATAAGAAGAAGCAGTTTCAAGGGGTTATGTTTAAGTATGGTCCCAAGTTCATTCAG GTTGCCTTTAAAACAGGTGACTATAAACAGCAAGCTATATTTATTGGCGGGCTGACAGATGGATTTTTGGCTACTGA TTACTTGGAACCTCTTGCTATTGCTCTTGACAAAGAGAAATGGTCACTAGTCCAGTTTCTGCTCTCCTCTTCTTACAGTGGATATGGCCTCTCAAGTTTAAAAGAA AATCTGGTTTTGGTATATTAG
- the LOC135149306 gene encoding UPF0613 protein PB24D3.06c-like isoform X1, with the protein MMLHLFLFPGGGYVNVVLWDISVAFPLLFKWVKFCTVAFKTGDYKQQAIFIGGLTDGFLATDYLEPLAIALDKEKWSLVQFLLSSSYSGYGLSSLKENLVLVY; encoded by the exons ATGATGCTACATCTCTTCCTTTTTCCCGGTGGTGGTTATGTGAACGTCGTACTCTGGGATATATCAGTAGCTTTTCCTCTACTTTTCAAATGGGTTAAGTTCTGCACT GTTGCCTTTAAAACAGGTGACTATAAACAGCAAGCTATATTTATTGGCGGGCTGACAGATGGATTTTTGGCTACTGA TTACTTGGAACCTCTTGCTATTGCTCTTGACAAAGAGAAATGGTCACTAGTCCAGTTTCTGCTCTCCTCTTCTTACAGTGGATATGGCCTCTCAAGTTTAAAAGAA AATCTGGTTTTGGTATATTAG
- the LOC135149306 gene encoding UPF0613 protein PB24D3.06c-like isoform X3 yields MMLHLFLFPGGGYVNVVLWDISVAFPLLFKWVAFKTGDYKQQAIFIGGLTDGFLATDYLEPLAIALDKEKWSLVQFLLSSSYSGYGLSSLKENLVLVY; encoded by the exons ATGATGCTACATCTCTTCCTTTTTCCCGGTGGTGGTTATGTGAACGTCGTACTCTGGGATATATCAGTAGCTTTTCCTCTACTTTTCAAATGG GTTGCCTTTAAAACAGGTGACTATAAACAGCAAGCTATATTTATTGGCGGGCTGACAGATGGATTTTTGGCTACTGA TTACTTGGAACCTCTTGCTATTGCTCTTGACAAAGAGAAATGGTCACTAGTCCAGTTTCTGCTCTCCTCTTCTTACAGTGGATATGGCCTCTCAAGTTTAAAAGAA AATCTGGTTTTGGTATATTAG